The following are encoded together in the Peromyscus leucopus breed LL Stock chromosome 1, UCI_PerLeu_2.1, whole genome shotgun sequence genome:
- the LOC114703944 gene encoding binder of sperm protein homolog 2-like — MYNEVVYFDDSKYSGVRQLEVMRHLVSWVSLAVCMYGLNADLIPYLRPPMEEFPVPNCTFPFIYNEVTYHSCISVHSDYDWCSLDYYFQGRWRYCKAFDPPMCTFPFQFGKKYVYECTKEGYILNRSWCSLTDNYNKDKKWKQCSPYK; from the exons ATGTACAATGAAGTAGTGTATTTTGATGATTCAAAATACAGTGGAGTCAG GCAACTGGAGGTGATGAGACATCTTGTGAGCTGGGTGTCGCTAGCTGTCTGTATGTATGGACTGAATGCAG actTGATTCCTTATTTACGGCCCCCAATGGAAG AATTTCCTGTGCCAAACTGTACCTTTCCATTCATCTATAATGAGGTAACCTACCACAGCTGCATCTCTGTCCACAGTGACTATGATTGGTGCTCTCTTGATTATTATTTCCAAGGAAGGTGGAGATACTGCAAAGCATTTG ATCCTCCAATGTGTacctttcctttccaatttggaAAAAAGTACGTTTATGAATGCACCAAGGAAGGCTACATTTTGAATCGGAGTTGGTGTTCATTGACTGACAATTACAACAAAGATAAAAAATGGAAGCAATGTTCTCCTTACAAGTAA